One window of Ailuropoda melanoleuca isolate Jingjing chromosome 3, ASM200744v2, whole genome shotgun sequence genomic DNA carries:
- the PRKAA1 gene encoding 5'-AMP-activated protein kinase catalytic subunit alpha-1 isoform X5, giving the protein MWYQVISTPSDIFMVMEYVSGGELFDYICKNGRKSDVPGVVRTGSMKELDEKESRRLFQQILSGVDYCHRHMVVHRDLKPENVLLDAHMNAKIADFGLSNMMSDGEFLRTSCGSPNYAAPEVISGRLYAGPEVDIWSSGVILYALLCGTLPFDDDHVPTLFKKICDGIFYTPQYLNPSVISLLKHMLQVDPMKRATIKDIREHEWFKQDLPKYLFPEDPSYSSTMIDDEALKEVCEKFECSEEEVLSCLYNRNHQDPLAVAYHLIIDNRRIMNEAKDFYLATSPPDSFLDDHHFTRPHPERVPFLVAETPRARHTLDELNPQKSKHQGVRKAKWHLGIRSQSRPNDIMAEVCRAIKQLDYEWKVVNPYYLRVRRKNPVTSTYSKMSLQLYQVDSRTYLLDFRSIDDEITEAKSGTATPQRSGSVSNYRSCQRNDSDAEAQGKSSEASLTSSVTSLDSSPVDLTPRPGSHTIEFFEMCANLIKILAQ; this is encoded by the exons ATGTG GTACCAGGTCATCAGTACACCATCTGATATTTTCATGGTGATGGAATATGTCTCAGGAGGAGAGCTATTTGATtatatctgtaaaaatggaaGG AAATCTGATGTACCTGGAGTAGTAAGAACAGGCTCCATGAAGGAG CTGGATGAAAAAGAAAGTCGGCGTCTGTTTCAACAGATCCTTTCTGGTGTGGATTACTGTCACAGGCATATGGTGGTCCATAGAGATTTGAAACCTGAAAATGTCCTGCTTGATGCACACATGAATGCAAAGATAGCTGATTTTG GTCTTTCAAACATGATGTCAGATGGTGAATTTTTAAGAACAAGTTGCGGCTCACCCAACTATGCTGCACCAGAAGTAATTTCAGGAAG ATTGTATGCAGGTCCAGAGGTAGATATATGGAGCAGTGGGGTTATTCTTTATGCTTTATTATGTGGAACCCTTCCATTTGATGATGATCATGTGCCAACTCTTTTTAAGAAGATATGTGATGGGATCTTTTATACCCCTCAGTATTTAAATCCGTCTGTGATTAGCCTTTTGAAACATATGCTACAGGTGGATCCCATGAAGAGGGCCACAATCAAAGATATCAG GGAACATGAATGGTTTAAACAAGATCttccaaaatatctttttccCGAGGATCCATCATACAGTTCAACCATGATTGACGATGAAGCCTTAAAAGAAGTATGTGAAAAATTTGAGTGCTCAGAAGAGGAGGTTCTGAGCTGCCTTTATAACAGAAATCACCAGGACCCTTTGGCAGTTGCCTACCACCTCATAATAGATAACAGGAGAATAATGAATGAGGCCAAAGATTTTTACTTGGCGACAAGCCCACCTGATTCTTTTCTCGATGATCACCACTTCACTCGGCCCCATCCTGAAAGAGTACCATTCTTGGTTGCTGAAACACCAAGAGCACGCCACACCCTCGATGAATTAAATCCACAGAAATCCAAACACCAAGGTGTAAGGAAAGCAAAATGGCATTTGGGAATTAGAAGTCAAAGTCGACCGAATGATATCATGGCAGAAGTTTGTAGAGCAATTAAACAGCTGGATTATGAATGGAAG GTTGTAAACCCCTATTATTTGCGTGTTCGAAGGAAGAATCCTGTGACAAGTACATACTCCAAAATGAGTCTGCAGTTATACCAAGTGGATAGTAGAACATACTTACTGGATTTCCGTAGTATTGATG ATGAAATTACTGAAGCCAAATCAGGGACTGCTACTCCACAGAGATCGGGATCAGTAAGCAACTATCGATCTTGCCAAAGGAATGATTCAGATGCTGAGGCTCAAGGAAAATCCTCAGAAGCTTCTCTTACCTCATCTGTGACCTCACTTGACTCTTCTCCTGTTGACTTAACACCAAGACCAGGAAGTCACACAATAGAATTTTTTGAGATGTGTGCGAATCTAATTAAAATTCTTGCACAGTAA
- the PRKAA1 gene encoding 5'-AMP-activated protein kinase catalytic subunit alpha-1 isoform X6, translating to MVMEYVSGGELFDYICKNGRKSDVPGVVRTGSMKELDEKESRRLFQQILSGVDYCHRHMVVHRDLKPENVLLDAHMNAKIADFGLSNMMSDGEFLRTSCGSPNYAAPEVISGRLYAGPEVDIWSSGVILYALLCGTLPFDDDHVPTLFKKICDGIFYTPQYLNPSVISLLKHMLQVDPMKRATIKDIREHEWFKQDLPKYLFPEDPSYSSTMIDDEALKEVCEKFECSEEEVLSCLYNRNHQDPLAVAYHLIIDNRRIMNEAKDFYLATSPPDSFLDDHHFTRPHPERVPFLVAETPRARHTLDELNPQKSKHQGVRKAKWHLGIRSQSRPNDIMAEVCRAIKQLDYEWKVVNPYYLRVRRKNPVTSTYSKMSLQLYQVDSRTYLLDFRSIDDEITEAKSGTATPQRSGSVSNYRSCQRNDSDAEAQGKSSEASLTSSVTSLDSSPVDLTPRPGSHTIEFFEMCANLIKILAQ from the exons ATGGTGATGGAATATGTCTCAGGAGGAGAGCTATTTGATtatatctgtaaaaatggaaGG AAATCTGATGTACCTGGAGTAGTAAGAACAGGCTCCATGAAGGAG CTGGATGAAAAAGAAAGTCGGCGTCTGTTTCAACAGATCCTTTCTGGTGTGGATTACTGTCACAGGCATATGGTGGTCCATAGAGATTTGAAACCTGAAAATGTCCTGCTTGATGCACACATGAATGCAAAGATAGCTGATTTTG GTCTTTCAAACATGATGTCAGATGGTGAATTTTTAAGAACAAGTTGCGGCTCACCCAACTATGCTGCACCAGAAGTAATTTCAGGAAG ATTGTATGCAGGTCCAGAGGTAGATATATGGAGCAGTGGGGTTATTCTTTATGCTTTATTATGTGGAACCCTTCCATTTGATGATGATCATGTGCCAACTCTTTTTAAGAAGATATGTGATGGGATCTTTTATACCCCTCAGTATTTAAATCCGTCTGTGATTAGCCTTTTGAAACATATGCTACAGGTGGATCCCATGAAGAGGGCCACAATCAAAGATATCAG GGAACATGAATGGTTTAAACAAGATCttccaaaatatctttttccCGAGGATCCATCATACAGTTCAACCATGATTGACGATGAAGCCTTAAAAGAAGTATGTGAAAAATTTGAGTGCTCAGAAGAGGAGGTTCTGAGCTGCCTTTATAACAGAAATCACCAGGACCCTTTGGCAGTTGCCTACCACCTCATAATAGATAACAGGAGAATAATGAATGAGGCCAAAGATTTTTACTTGGCGACAAGCCCACCTGATTCTTTTCTCGATGATCACCACTTCACTCGGCCCCATCCTGAAAGAGTACCATTCTTGGTTGCTGAAACACCAAGAGCACGCCACACCCTCGATGAATTAAATCCACAGAAATCCAAACACCAAGGTGTAAGGAAAGCAAAATGGCATTTGGGAATTAGAAGTCAAAGTCGACCGAATGATATCATGGCAGAAGTTTGTAGAGCAATTAAACAGCTGGATTATGAATGGAAG GTTGTAAACCCCTATTATTTGCGTGTTCGAAGGAAGAATCCTGTGACAAGTACATACTCCAAAATGAGTCTGCAGTTATACCAAGTGGATAGTAGAACATACTTACTGGATTTCCGTAGTATTGATG ATGAAATTACTGAAGCCAAATCAGGGACTGCTACTCCACAGAGATCGGGATCAGTAAGCAACTATCGATCTTGCCAAAGGAATGATTCAGATGCTGAGGCTCAAGGAAAATCCTCAGAAGCTTCTCTTACCTCATCTGTGACCTCACTTGACTCTTCTCCTGTTGACTTAACACCAAGACCAGGAAGTCACACAATAGAATTTTTTGAGATGTGTGCGAATCTAATTAAAATTCTTGCACAGTAA
- the PRKAA1 gene encoding 5'-AMP-activated protein kinase catalytic subunit alpha-1 isoform X1 — protein MRRLGSWRKMATAEKQKHDGRVKIGHYILGDTLGVGTFGKVKVGKHELTGHKVAVKILNRQKIRSLDVVGKIRREIQNLKLFRHPHIIKLYQVISTPSDIFMVMEYVSGGELFDYICKNGRKSDVPGVVRTGSMKELDEKESRRLFQQILSGVDYCHRHMVVHRDLKPENVLLDAHMNAKIADFGLSNMMSDGEFLRTSCGSPNYAAPEVISGRLYAGPEVDIWSSGVILYALLCGTLPFDDDHVPTLFKKICDGIFYTPQYLNPSVISLLKHMLQVDPMKRATIKDIREHEWFKQDLPKYLFPEDPSYSSTMIDDEALKEVCEKFECSEEEVLSCLYNRNHQDPLAVAYHLIIDNRRIMNEAKDFYLATSPPDSFLDDHHFTRPHPERVPFLVAETPRARHTLDELNPQKSKHQGVRKAKWHLGIRSQSRPNDIMAEVCRAIKQLDYEWKVVNPYYLRVRRKNPVTSTYSKMSLQLYQVDSRTYLLDFRSIDDEITEAKSGTATPQRSGSVSNYRSCQRNDSDAEAQGKSSEASLTSSVTSLDSSPVDLTPRPGSHTIEFFEMCANLIKILAQ, from the exons TTGGCAAACATGAATTGACTGGGCATAAAGTTGCTGTGAAGATACTCAATCGACAGAAGATTCGAAGCCTTGATGTGGTAGGAAAAATTCGCAGAGAAATTCAGAACCTCAAGCTTTTCAGGCATCCTCATATAATTAAACT GTACCAGGTCATCAGTACACCATCTGATATTTTCATGGTGATGGAATATGTCTCAGGAGGAGAGCTATTTGATtatatctgtaaaaatggaaGG AAATCTGATGTACCTGGAGTAGTAAGAACAGGCTCCATGAAGGAG CTGGATGAAAAAGAAAGTCGGCGTCTGTTTCAACAGATCCTTTCTGGTGTGGATTACTGTCACAGGCATATGGTGGTCCATAGAGATTTGAAACCTGAAAATGTCCTGCTTGATGCACACATGAATGCAAAGATAGCTGATTTTG GTCTTTCAAACATGATGTCAGATGGTGAATTTTTAAGAACAAGTTGCGGCTCACCCAACTATGCTGCACCAGAAGTAATTTCAGGAAG ATTGTATGCAGGTCCAGAGGTAGATATATGGAGCAGTGGGGTTATTCTTTATGCTTTATTATGTGGAACCCTTCCATTTGATGATGATCATGTGCCAACTCTTTTTAAGAAGATATGTGATGGGATCTTTTATACCCCTCAGTATTTAAATCCGTCTGTGATTAGCCTTTTGAAACATATGCTACAGGTGGATCCCATGAAGAGGGCCACAATCAAAGATATCAG GGAACATGAATGGTTTAAACAAGATCttccaaaatatctttttccCGAGGATCCATCATACAGTTCAACCATGATTGACGATGAAGCCTTAAAAGAAGTATGTGAAAAATTTGAGTGCTCAGAAGAGGAGGTTCTGAGCTGCCTTTATAACAGAAATCACCAGGACCCTTTGGCAGTTGCCTACCACCTCATAATAGATAACAGGAGAATAATGAATGAGGCCAAAGATTTTTACTTGGCGACAAGCCCACCTGATTCTTTTCTCGATGATCACCACTTCACTCGGCCCCATCCTGAAAGAGTACCATTCTTGGTTGCTGAAACACCAAGAGCACGCCACACCCTCGATGAATTAAATCCACAGAAATCCAAACACCAAGGTGTAAGGAAAGCAAAATGGCATTTGGGAATTAGAAGTCAAAGTCGACCGAATGATATCATGGCAGAAGTTTGTAGAGCAATTAAACAGCTGGATTATGAATGGAAG GTTGTAAACCCCTATTATTTGCGTGTTCGAAGGAAGAATCCTGTGACAAGTACATACTCCAAAATGAGTCTGCAGTTATACCAAGTGGATAGTAGAACATACTTACTGGATTTCCGTAGTATTGATG ATGAAATTACTGAAGCCAAATCAGGGACTGCTACTCCACAGAGATCGGGATCAGTAAGCAACTATCGATCTTGCCAAAGGAATGATTCAGATGCTGAGGCTCAAGGAAAATCCTCAGAAGCTTCTCTTACCTCATCTGTGACCTCACTTGACTCTTCTCCTGTTGACTTAACACCAAGACCAGGAAGTCACACAATAGAATTTTTTGAGATGTGTGCGAATCTAATTAAAATTCTTGCACAGTAA
- the PRKAA1 gene encoding 5'-AMP-activated protein kinase catalytic subunit alpha-1 isoform X7, whose product MWYQVISTPSDIFMVMEYVSGGELFDYICKNGRLDEKESRRLFQQILSGVDYCHRHMVVHRDLKPENVLLDAHMNAKIADFGLSNMMSDGEFLRTSCGSPNYAAPEVISGRLYAGPEVDIWSSGVILYALLCGTLPFDDDHVPTLFKKICDGIFYTPQYLNPSVISLLKHMLQVDPMKRATIKDIREHEWFKQDLPKYLFPEDPSYSSTMIDDEALKEVCEKFECSEEEVLSCLYNRNHQDPLAVAYHLIIDNRRIMNEAKDFYLATSPPDSFLDDHHFTRPHPERVPFLVAETPRARHTLDELNPQKSKHQGVRKAKWHLGIRSQSRPNDIMAEVCRAIKQLDYEWKVVNPYYLRVRRKNPVTSTYSKMSLQLYQVDSRTYLLDFRSIDDEITEAKSGTATPQRSGSVSNYRSCQRNDSDAEAQGKSSEASLTSSVTSLDSSPVDLTPRPGSHTIEFFEMCANLIKILAQ is encoded by the exons ATGTG GTACCAGGTCATCAGTACACCATCTGATATTTTCATGGTGATGGAATATGTCTCAGGAGGAGAGCTATTTGATtatatctgtaaaaatggaaGG CTGGATGAAAAAGAAAGTCGGCGTCTGTTTCAACAGATCCTTTCTGGTGTGGATTACTGTCACAGGCATATGGTGGTCCATAGAGATTTGAAACCTGAAAATGTCCTGCTTGATGCACACATGAATGCAAAGATAGCTGATTTTG GTCTTTCAAACATGATGTCAGATGGTGAATTTTTAAGAACAAGTTGCGGCTCACCCAACTATGCTGCACCAGAAGTAATTTCAGGAAG ATTGTATGCAGGTCCAGAGGTAGATATATGGAGCAGTGGGGTTATTCTTTATGCTTTATTATGTGGAACCCTTCCATTTGATGATGATCATGTGCCAACTCTTTTTAAGAAGATATGTGATGGGATCTTTTATACCCCTCAGTATTTAAATCCGTCTGTGATTAGCCTTTTGAAACATATGCTACAGGTGGATCCCATGAAGAGGGCCACAATCAAAGATATCAG GGAACATGAATGGTTTAAACAAGATCttccaaaatatctttttccCGAGGATCCATCATACAGTTCAACCATGATTGACGATGAAGCCTTAAAAGAAGTATGTGAAAAATTTGAGTGCTCAGAAGAGGAGGTTCTGAGCTGCCTTTATAACAGAAATCACCAGGACCCTTTGGCAGTTGCCTACCACCTCATAATAGATAACAGGAGAATAATGAATGAGGCCAAAGATTTTTACTTGGCGACAAGCCCACCTGATTCTTTTCTCGATGATCACCACTTCACTCGGCCCCATCCTGAAAGAGTACCATTCTTGGTTGCTGAAACACCAAGAGCACGCCACACCCTCGATGAATTAAATCCACAGAAATCCAAACACCAAGGTGTAAGGAAAGCAAAATGGCATTTGGGAATTAGAAGTCAAAGTCGACCGAATGATATCATGGCAGAAGTTTGTAGAGCAATTAAACAGCTGGATTATGAATGGAAG GTTGTAAACCCCTATTATTTGCGTGTTCGAAGGAAGAATCCTGTGACAAGTACATACTCCAAAATGAGTCTGCAGTTATACCAAGTGGATAGTAGAACATACTTACTGGATTTCCGTAGTATTGATG ATGAAATTACTGAAGCCAAATCAGGGACTGCTACTCCACAGAGATCGGGATCAGTAAGCAACTATCGATCTTGCCAAAGGAATGATTCAGATGCTGAGGCTCAAGGAAAATCCTCAGAAGCTTCTCTTACCTCATCTGTGACCTCACTTGACTCTTCTCCTGTTGACTTAACACCAAGACCAGGAAGTCACACAATAGAATTTTTTGAGATGTGTGCGAATCTAATTAAAATTCTTGCACAGTAA
- the PRKAA1 gene encoding 5'-AMP-activated protein kinase catalytic subunit alpha-1 isoform X4 has product MRRLGSWRKMATAEKQKHDGRVKIGHYILGDTLGVGTFGKVKVGKHELTGHKVAVKILNRQKIRSLDVLDEKESRRLFQQILSGVDYCHRHMVVHRDLKPENVLLDAHMNAKIADFGLSNMMSDGEFLRTSCGSPNYAAPEVISGRLYAGPEVDIWSSGVILYALLCGTLPFDDDHVPTLFKKICDGIFYTPQYLNPSVISLLKHMLQVDPMKRATIKDIREHEWFKQDLPKYLFPEDPSYSSTMIDDEALKEVCEKFECSEEEVLSCLYNRNHQDPLAVAYHLIIDNRRIMNEAKDFYLATSPPDSFLDDHHFTRPHPERVPFLVAETPRARHTLDELNPQKSKHQGVRKAKWHLGIRSQSRPNDIMAEVCRAIKQLDYEWKVVNPYYLRVRRKNPVTSTYSKMSLQLYQVDSRTYLLDFRSIDDEITEAKSGTATPQRSGSVSNYRSCQRNDSDAEAQGKSSEASLTSSVTSLDSSPVDLTPRPGSHTIEFFEMCANLIKILAQ; this is encoded by the exons TTGGCAAACATGAATTGACTGGGCATAAAGTTGCTGTGAAGATACTCAATCGACAGAAGATTCGAAGCCTTGATGTG CTGGATGAAAAAGAAAGTCGGCGTCTGTTTCAACAGATCCTTTCTGGTGTGGATTACTGTCACAGGCATATGGTGGTCCATAGAGATTTGAAACCTGAAAATGTCCTGCTTGATGCACACATGAATGCAAAGATAGCTGATTTTG GTCTTTCAAACATGATGTCAGATGGTGAATTTTTAAGAACAAGTTGCGGCTCACCCAACTATGCTGCACCAGAAGTAATTTCAGGAAG ATTGTATGCAGGTCCAGAGGTAGATATATGGAGCAGTGGGGTTATTCTTTATGCTTTATTATGTGGAACCCTTCCATTTGATGATGATCATGTGCCAACTCTTTTTAAGAAGATATGTGATGGGATCTTTTATACCCCTCAGTATTTAAATCCGTCTGTGATTAGCCTTTTGAAACATATGCTACAGGTGGATCCCATGAAGAGGGCCACAATCAAAGATATCAG GGAACATGAATGGTTTAAACAAGATCttccaaaatatctttttccCGAGGATCCATCATACAGTTCAACCATGATTGACGATGAAGCCTTAAAAGAAGTATGTGAAAAATTTGAGTGCTCAGAAGAGGAGGTTCTGAGCTGCCTTTATAACAGAAATCACCAGGACCCTTTGGCAGTTGCCTACCACCTCATAATAGATAACAGGAGAATAATGAATGAGGCCAAAGATTTTTACTTGGCGACAAGCCCACCTGATTCTTTTCTCGATGATCACCACTTCACTCGGCCCCATCCTGAAAGAGTACCATTCTTGGTTGCTGAAACACCAAGAGCACGCCACACCCTCGATGAATTAAATCCACAGAAATCCAAACACCAAGGTGTAAGGAAAGCAAAATGGCATTTGGGAATTAGAAGTCAAAGTCGACCGAATGATATCATGGCAGAAGTTTGTAGAGCAATTAAACAGCTGGATTATGAATGGAAG GTTGTAAACCCCTATTATTTGCGTGTTCGAAGGAAGAATCCTGTGACAAGTACATACTCCAAAATGAGTCTGCAGTTATACCAAGTGGATAGTAGAACATACTTACTGGATTTCCGTAGTATTGATG ATGAAATTACTGAAGCCAAATCAGGGACTGCTACTCCACAGAGATCGGGATCAGTAAGCAACTATCGATCTTGCCAAAGGAATGATTCAGATGCTGAGGCTCAAGGAAAATCCTCAGAAGCTTCTCTTACCTCATCTGTGACCTCACTTGACTCTTCTCCTGTTGACTTAACACCAAGACCAGGAAGTCACACAATAGAATTTTTTGAGATGTGTGCGAATCTAATTAAAATTCTTGCACAGTAA
- the PRKAA1 gene encoding 5'-AMP-activated protein kinase catalytic subunit alpha-1 isoform X2 yields MRRLGSWRKMATAEKQKHDGRVKIGHYILGDTLGVGTFGKVKVGKHELTGHKVAVKILNRQKIRSLDVVGKIRREIQNLKLFRHPHIIKLYQVISTPSDIFMVMEYVSGGELFDYICKNGRLDEKESRRLFQQILSGVDYCHRHMVVHRDLKPENVLLDAHMNAKIADFGLSNMMSDGEFLRTSCGSPNYAAPEVISGRLYAGPEVDIWSSGVILYALLCGTLPFDDDHVPTLFKKICDGIFYTPQYLNPSVISLLKHMLQVDPMKRATIKDIREHEWFKQDLPKYLFPEDPSYSSTMIDDEALKEVCEKFECSEEEVLSCLYNRNHQDPLAVAYHLIIDNRRIMNEAKDFYLATSPPDSFLDDHHFTRPHPERVPFLVAETPRARHTLDELNPQKSKHQGVRKAKWHLGIRSQSRPNDIMAEVCRAIKQLDYEWKVVNPYYLRVRRKNPVTSTYSKMSLQLYQVDSRTYLLDFRSIDDEITEAKSGTATPQRSGSVSNYRSCQRNDSDAEAQGKSSEASLTSSVTSLDSSPVDLTPRPGSHTIEFFEMCANLIKILAQ; encoded by the exons TTGGCAAACATGAATTGACTGGGCATAAAGTTGCTGTGAAGATACTCAATCGACAGAAGATTCGAAGCCTTGATGTGGTAGGAAAAATTCGCAGAGAAATTCAGAACCTCAAGCTTTTCAGGCATCCTCATATAATTAAACT GTACCAGGTCATCAGTACACCATCTGATATTTTCATGGTGATGGAATATGTCTCAGGAGGAGAGCTATTTGATtatatctgtaaaaatggaaGG CTGGATGAAAAAGAAAGTCGGCGTCTGTTTCAACAGATCCTTTCTGGTGTGGATTACTGTCACAGGCATATGGTGGTCCATAGAGATTTGAAACCTGAAAATGTCCTGCTTGATGCACACATGAATGCAAAGATAGCTGATTTTG GTCTTTCAAACATGATGTCAGATGGTGAATTTTTAAGAACAAGTTGCGGCTCACCCAACTATGCTGCACCAGAAGTAATTTCAGGAAG ATTGTATGCAGGTCCAGAGGTAGATATATGGAGCAGTGGGGTTATTCTTTATGCTTTATTATGTGGAACCCTTCCATTTGATGATGATCATGTGCCAACTCTTTTTAAGAAGATATGTGATGGGATCTTTTATACCCCTCAGTATTTAAATCCGTCTGTGATTAGCCTTTTGAAACATATGCTACAGGTGGATCCCATGAAGAGGGCCACAATCAAAGATATCAG GGAACATGAATGGTTTAAACAAGATCttccaaaatatctttttccCGAGGATCCATCATACAGTTCAACCATGATTGACGATGAAGCCTTAAAAGAAGTATGTGAAAAATTTGAGTGCTCAGAAGAGGAGGTTCTGAGCTGCCTTTATAACAGAAATCACCAGGACCCTTTGGCAGTTGCCTACCACCTCATAATAGATAACAGGAGAATAATGAATGAGGCCAAAGATTTTTACTTGGCGACAAGCCCACCTGATTCTTTTCTCGATGATCACCACTTCACTCGGCCCCATCCTGAAAGAGTACCATTCTTGGTTGCTGAAACACCAAGAGCACGCCACACCCTCGATGAATTAAATCCACAGAAATCCAAACACCAAGGTGTAAGGAAAGCAAAATGGCATTTGGGAATTAGAAGTCAAAGTCGACCGAATGATATCATGGCAGAAGTTTGTAGAGCAATTAAACAGCTGGATTATGAATGGAAG GTTGTAAACCCCTATTATTTGCGTGTTCGAAGGAAGAATCCTGTGACAAGTACATACTCCAAAATGAGTCTGCAGTTATACCAAGTGGATAGTAGAACATACTTACTGGATTTCCGTAGTATTGATG ATGAAATTACTGAAGCCAAATCAGGGACTGCTACTCCACAGAGATCGGGATCAGTAAGCAACTATCGATCTTGCCAAAGGAATGATTCAGATGCTGAGGCTCAAGGAAAATCCTCAGAAGCTTCTCTTACCTCATCTGTGACCTCACTTGACTCTTCTCCTGTTGACTTAACACCAAGACCAGGAAGTCACACAATAGAATTTTTTGAGATGTGTGCGAATCTAATTAAAATTCTTGCACAGTAA
- the PRKAA1 gene encoding 5'-AMP-activated protein kinase catalytic subunit alpha-1 isoform X3, with the protein MNPSIGKHELTGHKVAVKILNRQKIRSLDVVGKIRREIQNLKLFRHPHIIKLYQVISTPSDIFMVMEYVSGGELFDYICKNGRKSDVPGVVRTGSMKELDEKESRRLFQQILSGVDYCHRHMVVHRDLKPENVLLDAHMNAKIADFGLSNMMSDGEFLRTSCGSPNYAAPEVISGRLYAGPEVDIWSSGVILYALLCGTLPFDDDHVPTLFKKICDGIFYTPQYLNPSVISLLKHMLQVDPMKRATIKDIREHEWFKQDLPKYLFPEDPSYSSTMIDDEALKEVCEKFECSEEEVLSCLYNRNHQDPLAVAYHLIIDNRRIMNEAKDFYLATSPPDSFLDDHHFTRPHPERVPFLVAETPRARHTLDELNPQKSKHQGVRKAKWHLGIRSQSRPNDIMAEVCRAIKQLDYEWKVVNPYYLRVRRKNPVTSTYSKMSLQLYQVDSRTYLLDFRSIDDEITEAKSGTATPQRSGSVSNYRSCQRNDSDAEAQGKSSEASLTSSVTSLDSSPVDLTPRPGSHTIEFFEMCANLIKILAQ; encoded by the exons TTGGCAAACATGAATTGACTGGGCATAAAGTTGCTGTGAAGATACTCAATCGACAGAAGATTCGAAGCCTTGATGTGGTAGGAAAAATTCGCAGAGAAATTCAGAACCTCAAGCTTTTCAGGCATCCTCATATAATTAAACT GTACCAGGTCATCAGTACACCATCTGATATTTTCATGGTGATGGAATATGTCTCAGGAGGAGAGCTATTTGATtatatctgtaaaaatggaaGG AAATCTGATGTACCTGGAGTAGTAAGAACAGGCTCCATGAAGGAG CTGGATGAAAAAGAAAGTCGGCGTCTGTTTCAACAGATCCTTTCTGGTGTGGATTACTGTCACAGGCATATGGTGGTCCATAGAGATTTGAAACCTGAAAATGTCCTGCTTGATGCACACATGAATGCAAAGATAGCTGATTTTG GTCTTTCAAACATGATGTCAGATGGTGAATTTTTAAGAACAAGTTGCGGCTCACCCAACTATGCTGCACCAGAAGTAATTTCAGGAAG ATTGTATGCAGGTCCAGAGGTAGATATATGGAGCAGTGGGGTTATTCTTTATGCTTTATTATGTGGAACCCTTCCATTTGATGATGATCATGTGCCAACTCTTTTTAAGAAGATATGTGATGGGATCTTTTATACCCCTCAGTATTTAAATCCGTCTGTGATTAGCCTTTTGAAACATATGCTACAGGTGGATCCCATGAAGAGGGCCACAATCAAAGATATCAG GGAACATGAATGGTTTAAACAAGATCttccaaaatatctttttccCGAGGATCCATCATACAGTTCAACCATGATTGACGATGAAGCCTTAAAAGAAGTATGTGAAAAATTTGAGTGCTCAGAAGAGGAGGTTCTGAGCTGCCTTTATAACAGAAATCACCAGGACCCTTTGGCAGTTGCCTACCACCTCATAATAGATAACAGGAGAATAATGAATGAGGCCAAAGATTTTTACTTGGCGACAAGCCCACCTGATTCTTTTCTCGATGATCACCACTTCACTCGGCCCCATCCTGAAAGAGTACCATTCTTGGTTGCTGAAACACCAAGAGCACGCCACACCCTCGATGAATTAAATCCACAGAAATCCAAACACCAAGGTGTAAGGAAAGCAAAATGGCATTTGGGAATTAGAAGTCAAAGTCGACCGAATGATATCATGGCAGAAGTTTGTAGAGCAATTAAACAGCTGGATTATGAATGGAAG GTTGTAAACCCCTATTATTTGCGTGTTCGAAGGAAGAATCCTGTGACAAGTACATACTCCAAAATGAGTCTGCAGTTATACCAAGTGGATAGTAGAACATACTTACTGGATTTCCGTAGTATTGATG ATGAAATTACTGAAGCCAAATCAGGGACTGCTACTCCACAGAGATCGGGATCAGTAAGCAACTATCGATCTTGCCAAAGGAATGATTCAGATGCTGAGGCTCAAGGAAAATCCTCAGAAGCTTCTCTTACCTCATCTGTGACCTCACTTGACTCTTCTCCTGTTGACTTAACACCAAGACCAGGAAGTCACACAATAGAATTTTTTGAGATGTGTGCGAATCTAATTAAAATTCTTGCACAGTAA